A genomic segment from Lignipirellula cremea encodes:
- a CDS encoding type II secretion system F family protein → MAGLAAAAAAGLCLGWLVAGFFRPHRDPEDLDGLEVKRRASLRENSRVYRYCETEIQDLLPLNGTGDPRDYESLAIDLSLAYPHEPWTPREYFAAQQTLALLVGLVLFFLLVLAAPLVSGLLVLLAAPVGLIVGLLFYLLQMLAIGSGSRRYRERFGSRLPYGIDLLTLTMEAGANLIDALKIVARENAGHPLGLELSRVVQQMALGRPLDEALESLAERVQDDDTSELVFAINKGHELGSSISTTLRTQSEQINLRRSQSAERAAKEAEVKMTAPNMLIMIACVIVIMGPILLPLLYQVGVGFEF, encoded by the coding sequence ATGGCTGGTCTGGCTGCCGCAGCCGCGGCGGGGCTCTGCCTGGGCTGGCTGGTGGCGGGTTTCTTTCGACCGCATCGGGATCCGGAAGATCTGGACGGGCTGGAGGTCAAACGTCGGGCCAGCCTGCGCGAAAATTCCCGGGTGTATCGTTACTGCGAAACTGAGATCCAGGACCTGCTGCCGCTGAACGGGACGGGCGATCCTCGCGATTACGAATCCCTGGCGATTGACCTGTCCCTGGCGTACCCGCACGAACCCTGGACGCCCCGGGAGTACTTCGCCGCCCAGCAAACGCTGGCTTTGCTGGTGGGCCTGGTCCTGTTTTTTCTGCTGGTGCTGGCGGCCCCGCTGGTGTCGGGCCTGCTGGTGCTGCTGGCGGCCCCGGTGGGGCTGATCGTTGGCCTGTTGTTTTATCTCCTGCAGATGCTGGCGATTGGGTCTGGCTCCCGGCGGTATCGGGAACGCTTCGGCAGTCGCTTGCCGTACGGCATCGACCTGCTGACGCTGACCATGGAAGCCGGCGCCAACCTGATCGACGCCCTGAAGATTGTCGCCCGGGAGAATGCAGGGCATCCGCTGGGACTGGAACTGAGCCGGGTGGTGCAGCAGATGGCGCTGGGGCGCCCCTTGGACGAAGCGCTGGAGAGCCTGGCCGAACGGGTGCAGGACGACGACACCTCGGAACTGGTGTTTGCGATCAACAAAGGGCACGAACTGGGCAGCTCCATTTCAACGACGCTCCGCACCCAGTCGGAACAGATCAACCTGCGCCGCAGCCAGTCGGCCGAACGGGCCGCTAAAGAGGCCGAAGTGAAAATGACGGCGCCCAACATGCTGATCATGATCGCCTGTGTGATCGTCATCATGGGCCCGATCCTGCTGCCGCTGCTCTACCAGGTCGGCGTCGGCTTTGAGTTCTAA
- a CDS encoding tetratricopeptide repeat protein, producing the protein MSCISVRSAWTAAAWGMLLLPALPLLAQDPAPPQEASQPADQDAADKPTEPETTLQLADRLRLTGRYAEAIKHYDQATGAAAAIGKSRALWETGEWTAAAETLKKLPPESADLPEVAAEQARQAFDQGDYPAARQAVERALKANPQQLWARWVQAELYRVSGQADAADKEYAWFLEYSRQARRMENPEDLHAVALAAAQVARWRRNSRLFSQLVNDYYPTALKKEANYWPAALESGRLFLEKYNETAALKEFDAALQINPNSAPAYAAKAQLALENYDLEAAQIALGQALQINPKLVAAMQSQADLHMLNFRTQEAIDVLKQALKTNPLDEATRGRLAAAYGALDGLSDPPSPRMAKVIAQAVEQNPECGQFYFHLAGALENQRRYPAAALYYAEAHQRLPRMIGPRGRLGLMYMRLGDEAQAGPLLTEAFAADPFNVRIKNTLAVLDLLQNYAVLETEHFILRFDRTHDELLARYAARYLEEDVYPDITAKLGYEPPEKSLFEIFSRSGRTTGHGWFSARMVGLPYVHTVGACAGKMVAIASPGDLPKPYNWAHVLKHEFTHVVNLQQTNFNIPHWFTEALAVLYENQPRPTAWLEVLAKRAADDDLFTLETINFGFARPKNGDDWTLAYCQAELYAEYMTATYGDDAPAKMLAAYAANQNTRQAILHCFKVEQEEFERGYRLFVNTELARFEPTSTTTLRDIPTLQKLLQENPDDAQATAEMAYAYLQRDEKPEARKLALAAQTLETNQPLAAYVLARIYLSIGDAAQAVKLLEAALQADPPQQNALALLAALRMKARHWAAAEQLYLRGQKSHPHPDRWLKALTALYLRSGEEEKLRGVLTSLAQIQGDSASVALKLAQLSAKRQEYEAARRWSQQAMQIDIQSAEAHALLAGALVGLEKYADAIEEFETALELDPERSDWRFALADACVQAGDKAKAKATLQALLKRDASYPGAEVLLESLEP; encoded by the coding sequence ATGTCCTGTATCTCTGTTCGCTCGGCTTGGACGGCGGCCGCCTGGGGCATGCTCCTGCTGCCGGCCCTGCCGCTGCTGGCCCAGGATCCGGCGCCGCCGCAGGAAGCATCGCAGCCCGCCGATCAGGACGCCGCCGATAAACCGACTGAGCCCGAAACGACGCTGCAGCTGGCGGATCGCTTGCGGCTGACAGGTCGCTATGCGGAAGCAATCAAGCATTACGACCAGGCGACCGGCGCGGCGGCCGCGATCGGCAAGTCACGCGCTCTCTGGGAAACAGGCGAGTGGACCGCGGCCGCGGAAACGCTGAAGAAGCTTCCGCCTGAGTCGGCCGACTTGCCCGAGGTCGCCGCCGAACAGGCCCGCCAGGCGTTTGACCAGGGCGACTACCCGGCCGCCCGGCAGGCGGTGGAACGGGCGCTCAAAGCCAATCCGCAGCAACTGTGGGCTCGCTGGGTGCAGGCCGAACTGTACCGGGTCAGCGGCCAGGCGGACGCCGCCGACAAGGAGTACGCCTGGTTCCTGGAATACTCGCGTCAGGCCCGGCGGATGGAAAACCCCGAGGACCTGCACGCCGTAGCGCTGGCGGCGGCCCAGGTGGCCCGCTGGCGGCGGAACAGCCGGCTCTTCTCGCAGCTGGTCAACGACTACTATCCGACCGCACTCAAAAAGGAAGCAAATTACTGGCCCGCGGCGCTCGAGTCGGGACGGCTCTTCCTGGAAAAGTACAACGAAACGGCCGCCCTGAAGGAGTTTGATGCGGCCCTGCAGATCAACCCCAACTCGGCCCCGGCCTACGCCGCCAAGGCGCAGCTCGCGCTGGAGAATTACGACCTGGAAGCGGCCCAGATCGCCCTGGGACAGGCTCTGCAGATCAACCCAAAACTGGTCGCCGCCATGCAGTCGCAGGCCGACCTGCACATGCTGAACTTTCGCACGCAGGAAGCGATCGACGTCCTGAAGCAGGCCCTCAAAACCAACCCGCTTGATGAAGCGACGCGGGGTCGACTTGCGGCTGCGTACGGCGCTCTCGATGGGCTGAGCGATCCGCCCTCGCCCCGCATGGCCAAAGTCATCGCCCAGGCCGTCGAGCAGAATCCCGAGTGCGGCCAGTTCTACTTCCATCTGGCCGGCGCGCTGGAGAACCAGCGTCGTTATCCGGCCGCCGCTCTCTACTACGCCGAAGCGCACCAGCGTTTGCCCCGTATGATCGGTCCTCGTGGCCGACTGGGCCTGATGTACATGCGGCTGGGGGACGAAGCCCAGGCCGGCCCGTTGTTGACGGAAGCGTTTGCCGCCGACCCGTTCAATGTACGGATCAAGAACACGCTGGCGGTGCTGGACCTGCTGCAGAATTACGCCGTGCTGGAAACGGAGCACTTCATCCTGCGATTCGACCGCACGCACGATGAACTGCTGGCGCGGTATGCGGCCCGCTATCTGGAAGAGGACGTCTACCCGGACATCACCGCCAAACTCGGTTACGAGCCGCCGGAAAAATCGCTGTTCGAAATCTTCAGTCGGTCCGGCCGCACCACGGGACATGGCTGGTTCAGCGCCCGGATGGTCGGCCTGCCGTACGTGCATACGGTCGGAGCGTGCGCGGGAAAAATGGTCGCGATCGCCTCGCCCGGCGACCTGCCCAAGCCGTACAACTGGGCCCATGTGCTGAAGCATGAGTTCACGCATGTGGTCAACCTGCAGCAGACCAACTTCAACATCCCGCACTGGTTTACCGAAGCGCTGGCGGTCCTGTACGAGAACCAGCCGCGGCCGACCGCCTGGCTGGAGGTACTGGCCAAGCGGGCCGCCGACGATGATCTGTTCACGCTGGAGACGATCAACTTCGGCTTTGCCCGACCGAAGAACGGCGACGACTGGACGCTGGCCTACTGTCAGGCCGAACTCTACGCCGAATACATGACGGCGACCTACGGCGACGACGCCCCCGCCAAAATGCTGGCCGCGTACGCTGCCAACCAGAACACCCGACAGGCCATTCTGCACTGCTTTAAAGTGGAGCAGGAAGAGTTTGAACGCGGCTATCGGCTGTTCGTCAACACGGAACTGGCCCGTTTCGAGCCGACCTCCACGACGACCTTGCGCGATATCCCCACGCTGCAGAAGCTGCTCCAGGAGAACCCGGACGACGCCCAGGCGACGGCCGAAATGGCGTACGCTTACCTGCAGCGGGACGAAAAGCCGGAAGCCCGCAAGCTGGCCCTGGCGGCCCAGACCCTGGAAACGAACCAGCCGCTGGCGGCCTATGTGCTGGCCCGCATTTACCTGTCGATTGGGGATGCGGCCCAGGCGGTGAAACTGCTGGAAGCGGCCCTGCAGGCCGATCCGCCCCAGCAAAACGCCCTGGCGTTACTGGCCGCGTTGCGGATGAAGGCTCGTCACTGGGCGGCGGCGGAGCAACTGTATTTGCGGGGGCAAAAATCGCACCCGCATCCGGACCGCTGGCTGAAAGCGCTGACGGCCCTCTATCTTCGCTCGGGTGAAGAAGAGAAACTGCGGGGCGTGCTGACCAGCCTGGCGCAAATCCAGGGAGACAGCGCCTCGGTTGCTTTGAAGCTGGCGCAACTGTCGGCCAAACGCCAGGAATATGAGGCCGCCCGGCGATGGTCGCAGCAGGCGATGCAGATCGACATTCAGAGCGCGGAAGCTCACGCCTTGCTGGCCGGTGCGCTGGTCGGCCTGGAGAAGTACGCCGATGCGATCGAAGAATTTGAAACGGCCCTCGAACTCGACCCCGAGCGGTCGGACTGGCGGTTCGCCCTGGCCGACGCCTGTGTGCAGGCCGGCGACAAAGCCAAAGCCAAGGCGACCCTGCAGGCTTTATTGAAACGGGACGCCTCCTACCCTGGCGCAGAAGTGCTGCTTGAAAGTTTAGAACCTTGA
- a CDS encoding ATPase, T2SS/T4P/T4SS family → MQISWYSIVNDSVQGEFTAQGSLVHVGRSAANDISLDSPMVAESAIVLERVDAGWRLVVLGGNTVEVGEQRVFVGQDVLVEMETPIRLFPFVLTLTRTAESYSGSASRDERNEQVSALLRGVHHDLLEEDDALLEKIYNLLESNKRTQRKPAEEDQLELLFETLETDIGSFVERTGFDQPRGQVLLEHLAGQSVRSALLATLLEANGPAEEAILAQPAAWSEHFAMHPGREEELEELIQYIRQDFQFGEERDISAQVDRVMRDYWSIWEKVSPRTQPAFQKYLGLRYIRQQIKDILFGFGPLEDLLRIPSISEIMVVSSDRIYVERKGVLEITGRRFISDAVTESIIARIVGKVSRRIDRSQPLVDARLEDGSRVNAVIKPLAVSGPCLTIRKFPLSKMTVGDLIEKKALTRTVADFLKAAVINRRNILVAGGTGSGKTTLLNCLGDFIPNKERIVTIEDTAELRLGKDHAVRLETKDANIEGAGAYLIRDLVRNALRMRPDRIIVGECRGPEALDMLQAMNTGHDGSLTTIHANSAEDVVLRLEVLVQMAADLPIQSIHRQIASAIDLIVQLHRFSSGRRCVTQVTEVVGMNAAGTAVRLRDLFLLDDDDGEIHATGRLPSFMSELMDRKLIDLDTFYTLQTAGTEESP, encoded by the coding sequence ATGCAAATTTCCTGGTACAGCATTGTTAATGATTCCGTGCAGGGCGAGTTCACGGCCCAGGGCAGCCTGGTGCATGTGGGGCGCAGCGCGGCCAACGATATTTCTCTGGACAGTCCGATGGTCGCCGAGTCGGCCATTGTGCTGGAACGGGTCGACGCTGGCTGGCGGCTGGTCGTGCTGGGCGGCAACACGGTCGAGGTGGGCGAGCAGCGCGTGTTTGTCGGGCAGGACGTTCTGGTGGAAATGGAAACGCCGATCCGGCTGTTCCCGTTCGTCCTTACACTGACCCGCACGGCCGAATCGTATTCCGGCTCCGCCAGCCGTGATGAACGGAACGAGCAAGTTTCCGCCCTGCTCCGCGGCGTGCACCACGACCTGCTGGAAGAAGACGACGCCCTGCTGGAGAAGATCTATAACCTGCTGGAATCGAACAAACGGACCCAGCGAAAGCCGGCCGAGGAAGATCAGCTGGAGCTGCTGTTCGAAACGCTGGAAACCGATATCGGCTCCTTCGTGGAGCGGACCGGTTTCGACCAGCCCCGCGGCCAGGTGCTGCTGGAGCATCTGGCAGGGCAGTCGGTCCGCAGCGCCTTGCTGGCGACCCTGCTGGAGGCGAACGGCCCGGCCGAAGAAGCAATCCTGGCCCAGCCTGCCGCATGGTCGGAACACTTTGCCATGCACCCCGGTCGCGAGGAGGAGCTCGAAGAGCTGATCCAGTACATCCGCCAGGATTTCCAGTTTGGCGAAGAACGCGATATCTCCGCCCAGGTGGACCGCGTGATGCGGGACTACTGGAGCATCTGGGAAAAAGTCTCTCCCCGCACGCAGCCCGCTTTTCAAAAGTACCTGGGGCTGCGCTATATCCGTCAACAAATCAAAGACATTCTCTTCGGCTTTGGTCCGCTGGAAGACCTGCTGCGGATCCCTTCCATCTCCGAAATCATGGTCGTCAGCAGCGACCGCATTTATGTCGAGCGCAAGGGGGTGCTGGAAATAACGGGCCGGCGGTTCATCTCCGACGCCGTGACGGAATCGATCATCGCCCGGATCGTCGGCAAAGTCAGCCGCCGGATCGATCGCTCGCAGCCGCTGGTCGACGCCCGACTGGAAGACGGCAGCCGCGTGAATGCGGTCATCAAACCGCTCGCCGTCAGCGGGCCCTGTCTGACCATCCGCAAGTTCCCGCTCAGCAAAATGACGGTCGGCGATCTGATCGAGAAAAAAGCCCTCACCCGCACGGTCGCCGATTTCCTCAAAGCGGCCGTCATCAACCGCCGCAATATCCTGGTGGCGGGCGGCACGGGCTCGGGCAAAACCACCCTGCTCAACTGCCTGGGCGACTTCATCCCCAACAAAGAGCGGATCGTCACCATCGAAGATACGGCCGAACTGCGGCTGGGGAAGGATCATGCGGTTCGCCTGGAAACCAAGGACGCCAACATCGAAGGGGCCGGAGCCTATCTGATCCGCGACCTGGTGCGGAACGCCCTGCGCATGCGGCCTGATCGCATCATCGTCGGCGAGTGCCGCGGGCCCGAAGCGCTCGACATGCTGCAGGCGATGAACACAGGCCACGATGGCTCCTTGACCACCATCCACGCCAACTCCGCGGAGGACGTCGTCCTGCGGCTGGAGGTGCTGGTGCAAATGGCGGCTGATCTGCCGATCCAGTCGATCCATCGCCAGATCGCCTCGGCGATCGACCTGATTGTGCAACTGCATCGTTTCTCTTCCGGCCGGCGCTGCGTGACGCAGGTGACCGAGGTTGTCGGCATGAACGCGGCCGGCACGGCGGTGCGGCTGCGCGATCTGTTCCTGCTGGATGACGACGACGGAGAAATTCACGCCACTGGCCGCTTGCCTTCCTTCATGTCGGAATTGATGGACCGGAAGCTGATCGACCTGGACACCTTTTACACTCTGCAGACCGCCGGGACGGAGGAGTCGCCATGA
- a CDS encoding type II secretion system F family protein, translating into MNFALLAMSLTDLTPYASCLCLFIAVVLAVSPVFQFWNAVTDLYLWGMMNSLESTGLRRERLYIYSRFLVLAIVLTVVGGILLDMYILAFIVALLLAIVPRTLLQGRIARRRALLRNQLAAACTGLASSARAGMSLPQALTAVAQDSPEPIKSELWRICRDYRGGVPLPEAIGRASERLELDTFSIFAISLITCLENGGKITDMLDKISRNINEVQRLERRMLSETAAARRVVWVLAIFPFVFLAVMGVLHSSGTALMFTTIVGQCLLVTAIIFIGLSILWSRSILSLEV; encoded by the coding sequence ATGAACTTTGCCCTCCTGGCGATGAGCCTTACCGATCTGACGCCGTACGCCAGTTGCCTGTGCCTGTTTATCGCCGTGGTGCTGGCGGTGAGCCCTGTATTCCAGTTCTGGAATGCCGTGACCGATCTGTACCTGTGGGGCATGATGAATTCGCTGGAGAGCACGGGCCTTCGCAGGGAGCGACTGTACATTTACTCCCGGTTTCTCGTGCTGGCGATTGTGCTGACGGTGGTCGGCGGGATCCTGCTGGACATGTACATCCTGGCCTTCATTGTGGCGTTGTTGCTGGCGATTGTGCCGCGGACGCTCCTGCAGGGGCGGATCGCCCGGCGTCGGGCTTTGCTGCGGAACCAGCTGGCCGCCGCCTGTACCGGGCTGGCCAGTTCGGCCCGCGCCGGCATGTCGCTGCCGCAGGCGTTGACGGCCGTGGCGCAGGATTCGCCGGAGCCGATCAAATCGGAGCTGTGGCGGATCTGCCGCGACTATCGCGGCGGCGTGCCGCTGCCGGAGGCGATCGGCCGCGCCAGTGAACGCCTGGAGCTGGATACTTTTTCGATCTTCGCCATCTCGCTGATCACCTGCCTGGAGAACGGCGGCAAGATCACCGACATGCTCGACAAGATCTCCCGGAACATCAACGAAGTGCAGCGTCTGGAACGACGCATGCTGTCCGAAACGGCGGCCGCCCGCCGGGTGGTCTGGGTGCTGGCGATCTTCCCGTTTGTGTTTCTCGCCGTAATGGGCGTGCTGCATAGCAGCGGCACGGCGCTCATGTTCACGACGATTGTCGGCCAGTGTCTGCTGGTGACGGCGATCATTTTTATCGGCCTGTCCATCCTCTGGAGCCGCAGCATCCTGTCGCTGGAAGTGTAG
- a CDS encoding pilus assembly protein TadG-related protein, which translates to MIAVNEDGKLTMVTLVTLLFFLLLIGFVCNVGVAVKRKMDLQNAADAAAYSTSLWRARGMNAVTASNHLLGEATALITIIDSFGGRQLASGDETSVIPESAQMCRTLRLLLDAPPFPPWAGGQNFSQALEQPDKKLVELVMDELLPQDEAKDGVHQSGAMLYDAKLTLRNAAITCLAAKKIARTVSELCHNIPFGIGPAIEAVCLGIHVHVSLTVLTRVLLEAKSLNAAEDVMVLLVPARNGIRNALIPALSFYGDAAAGRLPGGGPPGSAGGNTLLSQGASRSLQELQEFYGGQGIELRVFPSVKKLTLPVEPESSLPSGSRREVPPSEWSESFEQDPRLKEVRILLNPLGDRLTNSVEKINQVLGFAVEILEKLNVPVDALKQGLANLTNATGKFREWMELLKSPQYPRDYASNPCRDLSSDHPMPQVDVEQERISQLARAGYPYVDSFRGPLYRLLHEYGKLSAAGHLYVHYTNRYLLANSFDIRTGNDGAPAAHAYVMQNSPAARRGYESWTSADAEAEQMFSLAAVAWSNRMPPMLLRKIFTNPHRQGHVALAGSMIYNANGREVPPGGPQRRAVQVNSGWNTLNWTPPVAAPEWGDHRPDQRGASITGLFTGSQSSAPSAQVQIDWQAKLIPLAPSGSILQPLVQGVDNASSDLPGESREILKKTFEHPELLGH; encoded by the coding sequence GTGATCGCCGTCAACGAGGACGGCAAGCTGACCATGGTCACGCTGGTGACGTTGCTCTTTTTTCTGCTGCTTATCGGATTCGTGTGTAACGTGGGCGTCGCCGTCAAACGGAAGATGGACCTGCAGAACGCGGCCGACGCGGCCGCTTACAGTACGTCGCTATGGCGCGCGCGGGGAATGAACGCGGTCACCGCCAGCAACCACTTGCTGGGGGAAGCGACCGCTTTGATCACGATCATCGATAGCTTCGGCGGCCGGCAACTGGCCTCTGGGGACGAGACATCGGTAATTCCCGAGAGCGCCCAGATGTGCCGCACTCTGCGCTTGCTGCTGGACGCGCCTCCCTTTCCGCCATGGGCGGGCGGACAGAATTTTTCCCAGGCGCTGGAGCAGCCTGACAAGAAACTGGTCGAACTGGTCATGGACGAGTTGCTGCCGCAGGACGAAGCGAAAGACGGCGTTCATCAATCGGGCGCCATGTTGTACGATGCCAAACTGACGCTGAGAAACGCCGCCATTACCTGCCTGGCCGCCAAGAAAATCGCCCGCACGGTAAGCGAGCTGTGCCACAATATTCCGTTCGGCATTGGTCCGGCGATCGAGGCGGTTTGCCTGGGAATTCATGTGCATGTCAGTTTGACCGTGCTCACCCGGGTGCTGCTGGAAGCCAAATCGCTGAACGCCGCGGAAGATGTCATGGTGCTGCTTGTTCCGGCGCGGAACGGGATCCGCAATGCGCTTATTCCTGCGCTGAGTTTTTATGGCGATGCGGCGGCGGGTCGCTTGCCGGGCGGCGGACCGCCTGGCTCGGCGGGCGGCAATACCTTGCTGAGCCAGGGGGCTTCGCGATCCCTGCAGGAACTGCAGGAATTCTACGGCGGCCAGGGGATTGAACTCCGCGTTTTTCCCAGCGTCAAAAAGTTGACGCTGCCTGTTGAGCCGGAGTCGTCGCTGCCGTCCGGTTCCCGTCGCGAAGTTCCGCCGAGCGAGTGGAGCGAAAGTTTTGAGCAGGATCCCAGGCTCAAGGAGGTCCGTATCTTGCTCAATCCTTTGGGCGATCGGCTGACCAATTCGGTAGAAAAAATCAACCAGGTGCTGGGATTTGCAGTCGAGATCCTGGAGAAACTTAACGTTCCTGTAGACGCACTCAAGCAGGGTCTCGCCAATCTGACGAATGCCACCGGGAAGTTCCGGGAGTGGATGGAGTTGCTCAAATCGCCCCAGTATCCCAGGGACTATGCTTCCAACCCGTGTCGAGATCTCTCGTCCGACCATCCCATGCCGCAGGTGGATGTGGAACAGGAAAGAATCTCGCAACTGGCCCGCGCGGGCTATCCGTATGTGGATAGTTTTCGCGGCCCGCTTTACCGCTTGCTGCACGAGTACGGCAAGTTGTCGGCCGCCGGTCATTTATATGTGCATTACACCAACCGCTATCTGCTGGCGAACAGCTTCGATATACGCACCGGCAACGACGGGGCGCCCGCGGCCCATGCCTATGTGATGCAGAACAGTCCCGCAGCCCGTCGCGGCTATGAAAGCTGGACCTCGGCCGACGCCGAAGCGGAGCAGATGTTCTCACTGGCGGCCGTCGCCTGGTCCAACCGCATGCCGCCTATGCTGTTGCGCAAGATTTTCACGAACCCGCATCGCCAGGGCCATGTCGCCCTGGCCGGGTCTATGATCTACAACGCCAACGGCCGTGAGGTTCCGCCCGGCGGACCGCAGCGGCGGGCCGTTCAGGTGAACTCGGGCTGGAATACCTTGAACTGGACGCCGCCGGTTGCTGCGCCGGAGTGGGGCGATCATCGTCCCGACCAGCGCGGCGCCTCGATCACGGGCCTGTTCACAGGTTCACAATCCAGCGCGCCGTCGGCCCAGGTCCAGATCGACTGGCAGGCGAAGCTGATTCCCCTGGCGCCGTCGGGTTCGATCCTGCAGCCGCTGGTCCAGGGGGTGGATAACGCCTCCTCGGATCTGCCAGGTGAAAGCCGCGAGATCCTGAAAAAGACGTTCGAACACCCGGAACTACTGGGGCACTAA
- the lysA gene encoding diaminopimelate decarboxylase, with the protein MPEYTPFPVRMTEIGGLSVAELARRFGTPLYVYEASKIKERIADLKRFDVIRYAQKANSNLAVLDLVRREGVLVDAVSAGEVRRALAAGYKPGGDPPQIVFTADLFDQEAIDLVREHGLHVNAGSPDMIDQLGVVAPGSNLTLRINPGFGHGHSQKTNTGGEQSKHGIWHNQIDDCLRRADLYGMQITGLHMHIGSGTDFEHLSQVCGSLEQTALAVGRTITSISAGGGLPIPYKEGQTYVDIDRYFDLWDATRNRLSEAFGHRLSLEVEPGRYLVAEAGYLLAEIRAVKQMGDNTFYLVDAGFNNLARPILYGAYHPMAIAAAVERSLRPVVVGGPLCESGDIFTQEEGGFVSQRDLPAANVGEHLVIGCAGAYGFVMSSNYNSKPMSAEVMLVDGEPHLVRARQTFDDLIRGEQIVR; encoded by the coding sequence ATGCCCGAATATACGCCCTTTCCTGTCCGCATGACGGAGATTGGCGGCCTGTCGGTCGCTGAGCTGGCCCGTCGTTTTGGCACCCCGCTGTATGTTTATGAAGCGTCCAAAATTAAAGAGCGGATCGCCGACCTGAAGCGGTTCGATGTCATCCGTTACGCCCAGAAAGCTAACTCCAACCTGGCGGTGCTCGATCTGGTCCGTCGCGAAGGGGTGCTGGTCGATGCGGTCAGCGCCGGCGAAGTCCGCCGCGCGCTGGCGGCCGGCTATAAGCCCGGCGGCGATCCTCCGCAGATTGTGTTCACCGCGGACCTGTTCGACCAGGAAGCAATTGACCTGGTCCGCGAGCATGGCCTGCATGTGAACGCCGGTTCGCCCGACATGATCGACCAGTTGGGTGTCGTGGCGCCCGGCAGCAATCTGACGCTACGCATCAATCCGGGTTTCGGCCACGGCCACAGCCAGAAGACCAACACCGGCGGCGAGCAGTCGAAGCACGGCATCTGGCACAACCAGATCGACGATTGTCTGCGCCGGGCCGACTTGTACGGCATGCAGATCACGGGCCTGCATATGCATATCGGTTCCGGCACCGACTTTGAACACCTGTCGCAGGTGTGCGGGTCGCTGGAACAAACGGCCCTGGCGGTCGGCCGCACAATCACCTCGATCAGCGCCGGCGGCGGTCTGCCGATTCCGTACAAGGAAGGGCAAACGTACGTCGACATTGACCGCTATTTTGACCTGTGGGACGCCACGCGGAATCGCCTTAGCGAGGCGTTCGGTCATCGTCTGTCGCTGGAAGTCGAACCGGGCCGTTACCTCGTCGCCGAGGCCGGCTATCTGCTGGCCGAGATCCGGGCCGTGAAGCAGATGGGCGACAACACGTTCTACCTGGTCGACGCCGGTTTCAACAATCTGGCCCGCCCGATTCTGTACGGGGCGTACCATCCAATGGCGATCGCCGCCGCGGTCGAACGGTCGCTGCGGCCGGTGGTCGTGGGCGGCCCGCTGTGCGAGTCAGGCGATATCTTCACGCAGGAAGAAGGCGGCTTTGTCTCCCAGCGCGACCTGCCCGCCGCCAACGTCGGCGAGCATCTGGTCATCGGCTGCGCCGGCGCTTACGGCTTTGTGATGTCGTCGAACTACAACTCCAAGCCGATGTCGGCTGAAGTGATGCTGGTCGACGGCGAACCGCACCTGGTGCGCGCCCGTCAGACCTTCGACGATCTTATTCGCGGCGAACAGATCGTGCGTTAA
- a CDS encoding MazG nucleotide pyrophosphohydrolase domain-containing protein, protein MTESKNDITLSDFQQLIREMYIEKDLARGVDGTFMWLMEEVGELAAALRSGTLEEQTAEFADVLAWLATIANVAGVDLTAGVRAKYGTGCPGCGQLVCQCSDAEKP, encoded by the coding sequence TTGACCGAATCCAAAAACGACATCACCCTGTCCGATTTCCAGCAACTCATTCGTGAGATGTATATCGAGAAAGACCTGGCCCGCGGGGTCGACGGCACCTTCATGTGGCTGATGGAAGAAGTCGGCGAGCTGGCGGCCGCCCTCCGCAGCGGCACGCTCGAAGAACAGACGGCCGAGTTTGCCGACGTGCTGGCCTGGCTGGCGACGATCGCCAATGTGGCCGGCGTGGATCTGACCGCCGGCGTGCGGGCCAAGTACGGAACCGGCTGCCCCGGTTGCGGTCAACTCGTCTGCCAGTGCAGCGACGCCGAGAAGCCGTAA